A region from the Hypericibacter adhaerens genome encodes:
- a CDS encoding SH3 domain-containing protein, whose translation MSVRIAATAFVASLLAVSPVLAGPIAVPFLPPGSTLALSVADGTMTVSSGGGDVNLRLEPSTRSQVIDKLPRGTKVTVINMVDGGKWVHVKVGDKEGYIARYLLRD comes from the coding sequence ATGTCTGTCCGCATCGCCGCCACCGCTTTCGTGGCCAGCCTTCTTGCCGTCAGCCCGGTTCTCGCCGGCCCGATCGCCGTTCCCTTCTTGCCGCCGGGCTCGACGCTCGCCCTGAGCGTGGCCGACGGCACGATGACCGTCAGCAGCGGCGGCGGCGACGTCAATCTCCGGCTCGAGCCGAGCACCCGCAGCCAGGTCATCGACAAGCTGCCCCGCGGCACCAAGGTCACGGTGATCAACATGGTCGACGGCGGCAAATGGGTCCATGTCAAGGTCGGCGACAAGGAAGGCTATATCGCCCGCTACCTGCTGCGGGATTGA
- a CDS encoding c-type cytochrome produces MRRLSASLLVLAAAIGTTAAAHADGDAAHGKALFSRCSTCHAVTDQNKAGPHLSGVFGRKAGTVEGFRYSKALPASGIVWDDQTLDSYLADPAKAVAGTSMLVKLPKPEDRADIVAYLKTLTTP; encoded by the coding sequence ATGCGTCGTCTCAGCGCTTCGCTGCTCGTCCTTGCTGCCGCCATCGGCACAACCGCCGCCGCTCACGCGGACGGCGATGCCGCCCATGGCAAGGCCCTCTTCAGCCGCTGCTCGACCTGCCACGCCGTCACGGATCAGAACAAGGCCGGTCCGCACCTTTCCGGCGTGTTCGGTCGCAAGGCCGGCACGGTGGAAGGCTTCCGCTACTCGAAGGCGCTGCCGGCTTCGGGCATCGTCTGGGACGATCAGACACTCGACAGCTATCTGGCCGATCCCGCCAAAGCGGTAGCGGGCACGAGCATGCTGGTGAAGCTGCCCAAGCCCGAGGACCGCGCGGACATCGTCGCCTACCTGAAGACGCTGACGACGCCGTGA
- a CDS encoding MBL fold metallo-hydrolase, whose product MTLSFHLNRVAATAVLSLLAFGAFMSDAALAAAPQQRNQAPGFYRLILGDFEITALSDGTADFPMDKILIGAKPGEVEAAFGQAFLKLPVETSVNTFLINTRTKLVLVDAGAGDLFGPTLGHTVENLRAAGYRPEEVDAVLITHFHGDHIGGLEHEGKLVFPNATVYVNEKDRSYWLNESNEANAPDDAKPSFKMARLALSPALGAGKVKPFSGDTVIFPGIKAIEAPGHTAGHTIYQIESEGQKLLLWGDLMHAAAVQFPDPEVAVQWDSDPKQAVATREKILADAAKNGYWIAGAHLPFPAFGHIRADGKGYVYVPINYTMNRPPKN is encoded by the coding sequence ATGACCCTTTCGTTTCATCTCAACCGCGTTGCGGCCACGGCGGTGCTTTCGCTCTTGGCATTCGGCGCCTTCATGTCCGATGCCGCCCTGGCGGCAGCCCCGCAACAGAGAAATCAGGCACCGGGATTCTATCGCCTGATCCTGGGCGATTTCGAGATCACCGCGCTCAGCGACGGCACCGCCGACTTCCCGATGGACAAGATCCTGATCGGCGCCAAGCCGGGCGAGGTGGAGGCGGCCTTCGGCCAGGCCTTCCTCAAGCTGCCGGTCGAGACCTCGGTCAACACCTTTCTCATCAACACCCGCACCAAGCTGGTGCTGGTCGATGCGGGCGCCGGCGATCTCTTCGGTCCGACGCTGGGCCATACGGTCGAGAATCTTCGCGCCGCTGGCTACCGGCCCGAAGAGGTCGATGCGGTCCTCATTACGCATTTCCATGGCGATCACATCGGCGGCCTGGAGCATGAAGGGAAGCTGGTGTTCCCGAACGCGACGGTCTATGTGAACGAGAAGGACCGGAGCTACTGGCTCAACGAATCCAACGAAGCGAACGCTCCCGACGATGCCAAGCCCAGTTTCAAGATGGCGCGGCTGGCCCTGAGCCCCGCGCTCGGCGCCGGCAAGGTCAAGCCCTTCAGCGGCGACACGGTGATCTTCCCCGGCATCAAGGCGATCGAGGCGCCCGGCCATACGGCGGGCCACACGATCTATCAGATCGAGAGCGAGGGGCAGAAGCTTCTGCTCTGGGGCGACCTGATGCATGCGGCGGCGGTGCAGTTCCCCGATCCCGAGGTGGCCGTTCAGTGGGACTCCGATCCGAAGCAGGCGGTCGCGACCCGCGAGAAGATCCTCGCCGACGCCGCCAAGAACGGCTACTGGATCGCGGGCGCCCACCTGCCGTTCCCGGCCTTCGGCCATATCCGCGCCGACGGGAAGGGCTATGTCTATGTGCCGATCAACTACACGATGAACCGGCCGCCGAAGAACTGA
- a CDS encoding two-component system response regulator, protein MVNRKILVMDDEPMVCEVICQVARSCGYEPFGTGDPGKFEAAIRRDPPHVVVLDLAMPGVDGVEILRKLSAHLANIPILIASGMDNRLLDAARQLGEARGLKMAGVIQKPFRVEELRAKLEKAVAGAGELSEEMIEKAVERDELDLHYQPYLDLESRRIVGAEALARWNHPERGIVSSAAFIPLAEKSALIDRITQVVLNKAIAQLARWNQSNMPVDISINLSAKSIHDVDFPDTVFSICQQHAIDPAQITFELTETAAMQDPLTLLDVLTRLRLKGFRLAIDDFGTGYSSLAQLRRLPFSEMKVDLSFVSTMLTSRDSEIIVRTIIDMAHNLGLRTVAEGVENAATLDHLVKLSCDLAQGYHIARPMPADQFAPFLTGRPARQ, encoded by the coding sequence ATGGTGAACCGAAAAATCCTGGTGATGGATGACGAGCCGATGGTGTGCGAGGTCATCTGTCAGGTCGCGCGCTCCTGCGGCTACGAGCCGTTCGGCACGGGCGATCCCGGCAAGTTCGAAGCGGCGATCCGCAGGGATCCGCCGCACGTCGTCGTGCTGGATCTGGCCATGCCCGGTGTCGATGGCGTCGAGATCCTGAGAAAGCTGTCGGCCCATCTCGCCAATATCCCGATCCTCATCGCCAGCGGCATGGACAACCGTCTGCTGGACGCCGCGCGGCAGCTGGGCGAAGCCCGCGGGCTGAAGATGGCGGGCGTCATCCAGAAGCCCTTCCGCGTGGAAGAGCTGCGGGCGAAGCTGGAAAAGGCCGTTGCCGGCGCCGGCGAGCTCTCGGAGGAGATGATCGAGAAGGCCGTCGAGCGCGACGAGCTCGATCTGCACTATCAGCCCTATCTCGATCTCGAATCGCGCCGCATCGTCGGGGCGGAGGCCCTGGCGCGCTGGAATCATCCCGAGCGCGGCATCGTCTCGTCGGCGGCCTTCATCCCGCTGGCCGAGAAGAGCGCGCTGATCGATCGCATAACCCAGGTCGTGCTGAACAAGGCGATCGCCCAGCTCGCGCGGTGGAATCAATCGAACATGCCGGTCGACATCTCGATCAACCTGTCGGCCAAGAGCATCCATGACGTGGATTTCCCGGACACGGTGTTCTCGATCTGCCAGCAGCATGCGATCGACCCGGCGCAGATCACCTTCGAGCTGACCGAGACCGCCGCCATGCAGGACCCGCTCACGCTCCTGGATGTGCTGACGCGGCTGCGGCTGAAGGGATTCCGCCTGGCCATCGACGATTTCGGCACGGGCTATTCGTCGCTCGCCCAGCTGCGGCGGCTGCCCTTCTCGGAGATGAAGGTCGATCTTTCCTTCGTCAGCACCATGCTGACCTCGCGCGACAGCGAGATCATCGTCCGCACCATCATCGACATGGCCCACAATCTGGGCCTGCGCACCGTGGCCGAAGGCGTCGAGAACGCCGCGACGCTCGATCACCTGGTGAAGCTCAGCTGCGATCTGGCGCAGGGCTATCACATCGCGCGCCCCATGCCGGCGGACCAGTTCGCGCCCTTCCTGACCGGCCGCCCGGCGCGGCAGTAG
- a CDS encoding TetR family transcriptional regulator: MRTRKDPRDRKQELVEACIDVLGAHGHSGLTLAAVAKAAGVSTALIIVHFKSKEALLIEALKWLGQSYFGALHGSQFGDSDRPADKLWRLVDAEFSESSFPPRYLAAWKTFWTETDARRIYVKLFAPQTRYYLELTIELCRRINAEGGYADHDPDVAAQLIDCTLGGLWIDMTVAATPLTLTQARRLARAQLALFFPRHFTIDGPR; the protein is encoded by the coding sequence ATGCGCACGCGCAAGGATCCGCGGGACCGCAAGCAGGAGCTGGTCGAAGCCTGCATCGACGTGCTGGGCGCCCATGGCCATTCCGGGCTGACGCTCGCCGCCGTGGCGAAGGCAGCCGGGGTCTCGACCGCGCTCATCATCGTTCATTTCAAGAGCAAGGAAGCGCTGCTCATCGAGGCCCTGAAATGGCTCGGGCAGAGCTATTTCGGAGCCCTTCACGGCAGCCAGTTCGGCGACAGCGACCGGCCGGCCGACAAGCTCTGGCGGCTGGTCGATGCCGAGTTTTCGGAAAGCTCGTTTCCGCCGCGCTATCTGGCGGCCTGGAAGACCTTCTGGACCGAGACCGATGCGCGGCGCATCTATGTCAAGCTCTTCGCGCCGCAGACCCGCTACTACCTCGAGCTGACGATCGAGCTTTGCCGTCGCATCAACGCCGAGGGCGGATATGCCGACCACGATCCCGACGTCGCGGCGCAGTTGATCGATTGCACCCTGGGCGGTCTCTGGATCGACATGACCGTCGCGGCAACGCCCTTGACGCTGACGCAGGCGAGACGGCTGGCCCGTGCCCAACTCGCCCTGTTCTTTCCGCGCCACTTCACGATCGACGGCCCCCGCTGA
- a CDS encoding endonuclease/exonuclease/phosphatase family protein: protein MQIVSYNIQYSLGQDGCYDLDRVIDAVRDADVICLQEVERNWRRTSMTDQPALIQARLPDRYVAYGSPFDADASHCDEAGRLVNRRRQFGQMTISRWPIRAARAHILPKLDTGARLNLVTGALETVIAGPNGPLRLFNLHLSDASTEERLMQIEHLMSLLCRTAREGGIWNGSEGDPGHWQTDDPPPMPAEAILLGDFNAEPGSLEYLAVTLGALAKYEDGTKNGAERCPFYDSWVAAGHHGKPGITYRRNPSQSAYWDQRLDYCFLPPSLVPALTAARIDEAAIGSDHQPVWVELKG, encoded by the coding sequence ATGCAGATCGTCAGCTACAACATCCAATATTCGCTGGGCCAGGACGGGTGCTACGACCTCGATCGCGTGATCGACGCCGTTCGCGATGCCGACGTCATCTGCCTGCAGGAAGTCGAGCGGAACTGGCGGCGCACGAGCATGACCGACCAGCCCGCCCTGATCCAGGCGCGCCTGCCGGACCGCTATGTCGCCTATGGCAGCCCGTTCGACGCCGATGCGAGCCACTGCGACGAGGCCGGCCGGCTGGTCAACCGGCGCCGGCAGTTTGGGCAGATGACGATCAGCCGCTGGCCGATCCGGGCGGCACGCGCCCATATTCTGCCAAAGCTCGACACCGGCGCGCGCTTGAATCTCGTCACCGGTGCGCTGGAAACCGTCATCGCGGGGCCGAACGGACCCCTGCGCTTGTTCAATCTCCATCTCAGCGACGCTTCGACCGAGGAGCGGCTGATGCAGATCGAGCATCTGATGAGCCTGCTGTGCCGGACGGCCCGCGAAGGCGGCATCTGGAACGGAAGCGAAGGCGATCCCGGGCATTGGCAGACGGACGACCCGCCGCCGATGCCGGCCGAGGCGATCCTGCTGGGCGACTTCAATGCCGAGCCCGGCTCGCTGGAATATCTCGCCGTCACTCTCGGCGCCTTAGCCAAGTACGAGGACGGCACGAAGAATGGTGCGGAGCGCTGCCCCTTCTATGACAGCTGGGTCGCCGCCGGCCATCACGGCAAGCCCGGCATCACCTACCGCCGCAACCCGTCCCAGTCGGCCTACTGGGACCAGCGCCTGGATTACTGCTTCCTGCCGCCCAGCCTGGTGCCGGCCCTCACCGCCGCGCGCATCGACGAAGCCGCGATCGGATCGGATCACCAGCCGGTCTGGGTAGAGCTCAAGGGCTGA
- a CDS encoding RidA family protein, giving the protein MSKIQRIGVGARLSDAVVHGDTVYLAGQVADKPVPSVTKQTQQVLKNIDKLLKQAGSDKSKILKVNIWLSDIRYFDEMNKVWDGWVSKGNQPARATVESRLAGPEYLVEMMVVAAK; this is encoded by the coding sequence ATGAGCAAGATCCAGCGGATCGGCGTGGGCGCACGCCTCAGCGACGCGGTCGTCCATGGCGACACCGTCTATCTGGCGGGCCAGGTCGCCGACAAGCCGGTGCCTTCGGTGACGAAGCAGACCCAGCAGGTGCTGAAGAACATCGACAAGCTCCTGAAGCAGGCGGGCTCGGACAAGTCGAAGATCCTGAAGGTCAATATCTGGCTGTCCGACATCCGCTATTTCGACGAGATGAACAAGGTGTGGGACGGCTGGGTCTCGAAGGGCAACCAGCCCGCCCGCGCCACCGTCGAATCCCGCCTCGCCGGCCCGGAATATCTGGTCGAGATGATGGTGGTCGCGGCGAAGTGA
- the recJ gene encoding single-stranded-DNA-specific exonuclease RecJ — MTATATLSDPAVPSAAFLGVERSVSGKRWRVRLSDERLGLMLAQRHGLPEIVGRVLAARGIGADEVPGFLEPRLRDQLPDPSRLKDMDRAVARLVQALVQGQRIAVFGDYDVDGATSSALLQRFFAAIGHPIERYIPDRLSEGYGPNLPALLKLRERGIDLVITVDCGITAHEPLEGAVAAGLEVIVIDHHKAEPRLPAVAAVVDPNRLDEPPGLGQLAAVGVAFLLVVALNRALRAASWYGADRPEPDLLQWLDLVALGTVADVVPLTGINRALVTQGIKVLGKRANAGLAALSDVARLEGAPSAYHLGFLLGPRVNAGGRVAKADLGARLLSTMDATEAKTLAAELDGFNRERQQIEMAVLEQAIAAVEQGGGRSGDLVFCASAGWHPGVIGIVASRLKDRYNRPAFVVALEGGIGKGSGRSVPGFDLGSAVLAARQAGLLVNGGGHAMAAGLTVEEGKLGALRDFLAGRVADHVGDGALVPELGLDGALQPGAATVDLMNMLERLAPFGSGNAEPRFALPAVRVVKADPVGENHLRCILAGGGSGRLKAIAFRARDNEIGRALAQTGSPALHIAGHLRADRWNGREDVQFVIEDVAAAGQ; from the coding sequence ATGACCGCGACCGCAACCCTTTCCGACCCCGCCGTCCCCTCGGCCGCCTTCCTCGGCGTCGAGCGTTCCGTCTCGGGCAAGCGCTGGCGGGTGCGGCTGAGCGACGAGCGGCTGGGGCTGATGCTGGCGCAGCGCCATGGGCTGCCGGAGATCGTGGGGCGCGTGCTGGCGGCGCGCGGAATCGGGGCCGACGAGGTGCCGGGTTTCCTCGAGCCTCGGCTGCGCGATCAGCTGCCGGACCCGTCGCGGCTCAAGGATATGGACCGGGCCGTGGCGCGGCTGGTCCAGGCGCTGGTGCAGGGGCAGCGGATCGCCGTCTTCGGCGATTACGATGTCGACGGTGCCACTTCTTCGGCGTTGCTGCAGCGCTTCTTCGCCGCGATCGGCCATCCGATCGAGCGCTACATCCCGGATCGCCTGTCGGAAGGCTACGGACCCAACCTGCCGGCGCTGCTGAAGCTCAGGGAGCGCGGCATCGATCTGGTGATCACGGTCGATTGCGGCATCACTGCGCATGAGCCGCTCGAAGGCGCCGTGGCCGCCGGGCTCGAGGTGATCGTGATCGACCATCACAAGGCCGAGCCGCGCCTGCCGGCGGTGGCGGCGGTGGTCGATCCCAACCGCCTCGACGAGCCGCCGGGGCTGGGCCAGCTCGCGGCGGTGGGCGTCGCTTTCCTGCTGGTCGTGGCCCTCAACCGCGCGCTGCGGGCCGCGAGCTGGTACGGGGCCGACCGACCCGAACCGGACCTGCTGCAATGGCTCGACCTCGTGGCGCTCGGCACGGTCGCCGACGTGGTGCCCTTGACCGGCATCAACCGCGCGCTGGTGACGCAAGGCATCAAGGTGCTGGGCAAGCGCGCCAATGCGGGCTTGGCGGCGCTGTCGGACGTGGCGCGGCTCGAGGGTGCGCCCTCGGCCTATCATCTGGGCTTCCTGCTGGGCCCGCGCGTCAATGCGGGCGGGCGCGTGGCCAAGGCCGATCTGGGTGCGCGCCTCCTCTCCACCATGGATGCGACCGAGGCGAAGACGCTCGCCGCCGAGCTCGACGGCTTCAACCGCGAGCGCCAGCAGATCGAGATGGCCGTGCTGGAGCAGGCGATCGCGGCGGTGGAGCAGGGCGGCGGCCGCAGCGGCGATCTCGTCTTCTGCGCCTCGGCCGGCTGGCATCCGGGCGTGATCGGCATTGTCGCCAGCCGGCTCAAGGACCGCTACAACCGCCCGGCCTTCGTCGTGGCGCTCGAGGGCGGCATCGGCAAGGGTTCGGGCCGTTCCGTGCCGGGCTTCGATCTGGGCTCGGCCGTGCTGGCGGCGCGCCAGGCGGGGCTGCTGGTCAATGGCGGCGGCCATGCCATGGCGGCGGGCCTGACGGTCGAGGAAGGTAAGCTCGGCGCGCTACGCGATTTCCTGGCGGGCCGCGTCGCGGATCATGTCGGTGACGGCGCGCTGGTGCCCGAGCTCGGGCTCGACGGCGCGCTGCAGCCGGGGGCGGCGACGGTCGATCTGATGAACATGCTGGAGCGCCTGGCGCCCTTCGGCAGCGGCAATGCCGAGCCGCGCTTCGCGCTGCCGGCGGTGCGGGTGGTCAAGGCCGATCCCGTCGGCGAGAACCATCTGCGCTGCATCCTCGCCGGCGGCGGCAGCGGTCGGCTCAAGGCCATCGCCTTTCGCGCCCGCGACAACGAGATCGGCCGGGCGCTGGCCCAGACCGGCAGCCCGGCGCTCCATATCGCCGGCCATCTGCGTGCCGACCGCTGGAACGGGCGCGAGGATGTGCAGTTCGTGATCGAGGACGTGGCGGCGGCGGGGCAGTAG
- the glpX gene encoding class II fructose-bisphosphatase — MDRNLALEAVRVTEAAALAASRLMGRGDEKAADQAAVDAMRQALNGLNIDGTVVIGEGERDEAPMLYIGEKVGAGGPKIDIALDPLEGTTITAKGGPNALAVIAMAEAGGFLNAPDVYMDKIAVGGGLPTGVVDLDASPSENLKNLAKAKKVEVSDIVACILDRPRHADLIAKVRGAGARILLISDGDVSGVIATSRPDSGIDIYLGSGGAPEGVLAAAALRCIGGQMQGRLLFRNDDERGRAHKLGVNDLDRKYDLLDLASGDVMFAATGVTDGTMLRGVRRFHGGATTHSMVMRSKTATVRLIEASHHFASKPGGDPAKR, encoded by the coding sequence ATGGACCGCAATCTGGCGCTGGAAGCGGTGCGCGTCACCGAGGCGGCGGCGCTGGCGGCCTCCCGCCTGATGGGACGGGGCGACGAGAAGGCCGCCGACCAGGCCGCGGTTGACGCGATGCGCCAGGCGCTGAACGGGCTCAATATCGACGGCACCGTGGTGATCGGCGAAGGCGAGCGCGACGAGGCGCCGATGCTTTATATCGGCGAGAAGGTCGGCGCCGGCGGACCCAAGATCGACATCGCGCTCGACCCGCTCGAGGGCACCACCATCACCGCCAAGGGGGGCCCGAACGCACTGGCCGTCATCGCGATGGCGGAGGCGGGCGGCTTCCTCAACGCGCCCGACGTCTATATGGACAAGATCGCGGTCGGCGGCGGGCTGCCGACGGGCGTGGTTGATCTCGATGCCAGCCCGAGCGAGAACCTGAAGAATCTCGCCAAGGCCAAGAAGGTCGAGGTCTCGGACATCGTCGCCTGCATCCTCGACCGGCCGCGCCATGCCGACCTGATCGCCAAGGTGCGCGGCGCCGGTGCCCGCATCCTGCTGATCTCGGACGGCGACGTCTCGGGCGTGATCGCGACCTCGCGGCCCGACAGCGGCATCGACATCTATCTGGGCTCGGGCGGCGCGCCCGAGGGCGTGCTCGCGGCGGCGGCGCTGCGCTGCATCGGCGGTCAGATGCAGGGTCGCCTGCTGTTCCGCAACGATGACGAGCGCGGCCGCGCTCACAAGCTCGGGGTCAACGATCTCGACCGCAAATACGACCTGCTTGACCTCGCCAGCGGCGACGTGATGTTCGCGGCGACGGGCGTCACCGACGGCACCATGCTGCGCGGCGTGCGCCGCTTCCATGGCGGCGCCACCACGCATTCGATGGTGATGCGCTCCAAGACCGCGACCGTGCGCCTGATCGAGGCCAGCCACCATTTCGCCAGCAAGCCCGGCGGCGATCCGGCGAAGCGGTAG
- a CDS encoding homoserine dehydrogenase, which translates to MTTKPLTVAIAGLGTVGAGTVKLLQEHAGLLAERAGRPIRVKSVSARDRKRDRGIDLSRIHWVEDPLALAVDPEVDVVVELIGGSDGVAKALVEKSLHDGKHVVTANKALIAHHGTALARLAESTGVSICYEAAVAGGIPVIKLMREGLAANRIKRVYGILNGTCNYILTEMRRTGREFADVLADAQRLGYAEADPSFDVDGVDAAHKLSILASVAFGCEINFAGVHVEGIRHVSATDIAFAQELGYRIKLLGIASLSEHGIEQRVHATMVSLDTAIAHVEGVFNAVVTIGDYVGQNVAEGRGAGAGPTASAVVADLLDLARRRALPTFAIPASKLAKLPVAPMERHYGAYYIRLMVKDRPGVIADVAAALRDERVSMEAMLQRGRAPDEVVPVVLTTHETEESSMRRALARIAKLDTVAEPPRMIRIESLSA; encoded by the coding sequence TTGACGACGAAACCGCTCACGGTGGCGATCGCCGGCCTCGGCACGGTCGGCGCGGGGACCGTCAAACTGCTGCAGGAGCATGCGGGCCTGCTGGCCGAACGGGCCGGGCGCCCGATCCGCGTGAAGTCCGTTTCCGCGCGCGACCGCAAGCGCGACCGCGGCATCGACCTGTCGCGGATCCATTGGGTCGAGGATCCGCTGGCGCTGGCGGTCGATCCCGAGGTAGACGTGGTGGTCGAGCTGATCGGCGGCTCGGACGGCGTCGCCAAGGCGCTGGTCGAGAAATCGCTTCATGACGGCAAGCATGTCGTCACCGCCAACAAGGCGTTGATCGCCCATCACGGCACGGCGCTGGCGCGGCTCGCCGAGAGCACCGGCGTCTCGATCTGCTACGAGGCCGCGGTGGCGGGCGGCATTCCGGTCATCAAGCTGATGCGCGAGGGCCTCGCCGCCAACCGCATCAAGCGCGTCTACGGCATCCTCAACGGCACCTGCAACTACATCCTGACCGAGATGCGCCGCACGGGCCGCGAGTTCGCCGACGTGCTGGCCGATGCGCAGCGCCTGGGCTATGCCGAGGCCGATCCGAGCTTCGATGTCGACGGCGTCGATGCGGCCCACAAGCTCTCGATCCTCGCCTCGGTCGCCTTCGGCTGCGAGATCAATTTCGCGGGCGTCCATGTCGAGGGCATCCGCCATGTCTCCGCGACCGACATCGCCTTCGCGCAGGAGCTGGGCTATCGCATCAAGCTGCTCGGCATCGCCAGCCTGTCGGAACACGGCATCGAGCAGCGTGTCCATGCCACCATGGTCTCGCTCGACACGGCGATCGCCCATGTCGAGGGCGTGTTCAACGCGGTGGTGACGATCGGCGACTATGTCGGCCAGAACGTCGCCGAAGGCCGCGGCGCCGGTGCCGGGCCGACGGCCTCGGCGGTGGTGGCCGATCTGCTCGACCTGGCGCGGCGCCGGGCGCTGCCGACCTTCGCCATCCCGGCCTCGAAGCTGGCCAAGCTGCCGGTGGCGCCGATGGAGCGTCATTACGGCGCCTATTATATCCGGCTCATGGTCAAGGACCGGCCGGGCGTGATCGCCGACGTAGCGGCGGCCTTGCGAGACGAGCGCGTCTCGATGGAGGCGATGCTGCAGCGGGGCCGCGCGCCCGACGAGGTCGTGCCGGTGGTGCTCACCACCCATGAGACCGAGGAATCCTCGATGCGCCGGGCCCTGGCGCGCATCGCCAAGCTCGACACGGTGGCGGAACCGCCGCGCATGATCCGCATTGAATCGCTGTCGGCCTGA